CCTGGCTTGGCGGTAGTAGGAATATCACTTTATTGGTTTAACTTAGACTATGCTGCACTAGGCAAAGCTGAAAATTATGTGCAGAAACTAGTAGAAGAAAATAAAGTCAATGATAGACAATTAGAATACGCTTACCATCGGGCTTTTATTCATCGCATCAACGTATTCGCCGATGGTACATGGGGACTGTTGGGAGGTGTGATCACAGCACTAGGGATACATGGATTAGTAACAATTAAGGAAAAGCCATAAGGAAAATATCTATTGTAAATAAGAAGATACCAGACTTATTAATGAAGTCGGGGATCTGAAGCCTACTGATCTAACTTGTTTATGAATTCTAACCCAGCGTTGTGTGCGGCCATCAGCGATCGCATTGCTAATAATCCGCAAAAGCGAATTACCTTTGCCGAATACATGGATATGGTGTTATATCACCCTGAACATGGCTACTATGCCAGTAAAGCCGTCAACATTGGGTTTAAAGGCGGTGATTTTTTCACATCTGTTAGTCTTGGCGCTGATTTTGGCGAGTTACTAGCAGAACAATTTGTGCAAATGTGGGAAATTTTAGGACAGCCTCGAACTTATTCTTTGGTAGAAATGGGAGCAGGTCAAGGACTGTTGGCGTTACATATCCTCAACTATTATCAACGGCATTATCCTGATTTTTTACCAGCATTAGATTATGTGATTGTCGAAAAATCTCCCGAATTGCAGCAGGAACAACAGCAACGTTTACAAAATTACCCTGTGCGGTGGTGTAATTTAGTAGATATACCTAGCAACTCTATAACTGGCTGCTTTTTTTCTAACGAACTAGTCGATGCTTTTTCAGTGCATCAATTCATTTTACAAACTGGGGAATTGCGAGAAATTTATGTCACCTTACCCTCTGATGTAGAGCAAAATGAAAATTATCTGCTGTTAGAAGGGGAGTTTCAAGAAATCATTGGGGAAACTTCTACACCGCAGTTGACAAAATATTTTGAGTTGATAGGTATTGATTTAACTGCAAAAGTCTACCCCGATGGCTACCGCAGTGAAATTAATTTAGCGGCTTTAGACTGGTTGAGTATAGTAGCAGACCGCTTGCAACGCGGTTATGTGGTAACAGTTGATTATGGCTATCCTGCCCATCGCTACTATAACCCCAGGCGATCGCAAGGAACCCTCCAGTGCTACTACCAGCATCGCTACCATAACAACCCCTATATTAATCTTGGGCGACAAGATATCACCGCTCACGTTGACTTTACCGCCTTAGAACTGTGGGGTGAGCAATGTGGTTTAACCAAAATTGGCTTTACCCAACAAGGTTTATTTTTGATGGCGTTGGGTTTGGGAGACTCAATAGCCTCACTTTCCCATCAAGATATAGCGATCGCTCAGTTATTACAACGACGCGAGTCACTCCACAAACTTATTGATCCCACCGGGTTAGGAGGCTTTGGAGTCCTCATCCAAAGTAAAGGACTTCAAAATTTGGAAATTTCTCAACCCCTGAAAGGATTAATTGTGCCAAAGTAAAAGTAAGGGAAAAAATTAAAACTCTCTGTAAGTCGGCAGCATCACTGTTATATGGACTAGCATTACTATTGATTACTGCGAAATCCTGTATTTAAAAAAGCAACAAAAACCTATGAATACTCACGACTTGTTGATGCTAGTAATGCTACTTACACCCGGTATCTTACTATCTGTTGTCATTATGGCGACTTTTGCTGCTGGCGGTTGAATTTAAAGTGCTGAGTGCTGAGTTATCATTTTCTACTCCCCACTCCCTACTCCCTATTGACTCAGCCGCATCGGGTGAATTTGAGATTTAGGATGGCATCTTAAGTCTCAAATTACAAATCGCCAGCCAATTACAATCAAAAGATGAAAACGCGATTTCTGTCATAGACATCGCCTCAGCTTTATCAAAGGAACGTGAACAATGAAGGTGGCATTTCTGGGAACTGGACTGATGGGACAACCAATGGCTCAAAGGTTGTTAGCAGCCAATATACACGTAGTTGCCTACAATCGCACCCCAGAAAAATTAGCACCATTACAAGC
Above is a genomic segment from Aulosira sp. FACHB-615 containing:
- a CDS encoding class I SAM-dependent methyltransferase; its protein translation is MNSNPALCAAISDRIANNPQKRITFAEYMDMVLYHPEHGYYASKAVNIGFKGGDFFTSVSLGADFGELLAEQFVQMWEILGQPRTYSLVEMGAGQGLLALHILNYYQRHYPDFLPALDYVIVEKSPELQQEQQQRLQNYPVRWCNLVDIPSNSITGCFFSNELVDAFSVHQFILQTGELREIYVTLPSDVEQNENYLLLEGEFQEIIGETSTPQLTKYFELIGIDLTAKVYPDGYRSEINLAALDWLSIVADRLQRGYVVTVDYGYPAHRYYNPRRSQGTLQCYYQHRYHNNPYINLGRQDITAHVDFTALELWGEQCGLTKIGFTQQGLFLMALGLGDSIASLSHQDIAIAQLLQRRESLHKLIDPTGLGGFGVLIQSKGLQNLEISQPLKGLIVPK